From one Aquicella siphonis genomic stretch:
- a CDS encoding winged helix-turn-helix transcriptional regulator produces MKTPQKDRFDDCQQRCPVEAALDVIGNKWKGVILFHLLGGVKRFNELKRLIPDVSQRVLTLQLRELENDCVIIRKVYPQVPPKVEYSLSELGLSLEPILIALREWGEKAIQNIK; encoded by the coding sequence ATGAAAACCCCGCAAAAAGACCGCTTTGATGATTGCCAGCAACGCTGCCCGGTGGAAGCGGCTCTGGATGTGATTGGCAACAAATGGAAAGGCGTGATTCTGTTTCATTTGCTTGGCGGCGTGAAACGTTTCAATGAATTAAAACGGCTGATCCCGGATGTTTCGCAGCGTGTACTGACCCTGCAATTACGCGAACTGGAAAACGACTGTGTAATTATTCGAAAGGTTTATCCCCAGGTGCCGCCTAAAGTCGAATATTCACTTTCTGAACTGGGCTTGAGTCTGGAACCCATCCTGATCGCCTTGCGCGAATGGGGTGAAAAAGCCATCCAAAATATCAAATAG
- a CDS encoding zinc-dependent alcohol dehydrogenase family protein, translating into MRAQVIRHFGDTSVFTMAELARPEIRPGHVLVRVHATSVNPVDFKIRSGLLPQIAPEFPAVLHGDFAGVIEEVGAGVTEFKVGDAVFGCAGGVKGEGGALAEFMLVDADLIAKKPVSLNMAEAAALPLVTLTAWEALFEKIRLKPGQTILIHAGTGGVGHVAIQLAAWAGAKVCTTVSSDEKAAVARSLGASEVINYRNESVQDYVERLTGGKGFEVVLDTVGGENIDKSMAAVALYGSIVSIQTLSTHDLGGLLLKSASLHVVFMLLPMLHHHERKRHGAILRQAADLADLGRLKPLIDPRRFSLEEVSKSHALLESGHALGKVVIQLS; encoded by the coding sequence ATGCGAGCTCAAGTCATCCGTCATTTTGGAGATACTTCAGTTTTTACCATGGCCGAACTGGCCAGGCCTGAAATCAGGCCGGGTCATGTATTGGTCAGGGTGCACGCAACCAGCGTCAATCCCGTGGATTTCAAAATCCGGTCAGGATTGCTGCCGCAGATAGCCCCGGAATTTCCGGCGGTTTTGCACGGTGATTTTGCCGGCGTCATTGAAGAAGTAGGTGCGGGCGTGACTGAGTTTAAAGTCGGCGACGCGGTTTTTGGCTGTGCGGGAGGGGTCAAGGGTGAGGGAGGGGCGTTAGCTGAATTCATGCTGGTGGATGCGGATCTCATCGCTAAAAAACCAGTATCATTGAACATGGCTGAAGCTGCGGCTTTGCCTTTGGTTACTCTTACAGCGTGGGAAGCGTTATTCGAAAAAATCAGACTGAAACCGGGGCAGACCATATTGATTCACGCAGGAACAGGCGGAGTGGGACATGTGGCGATCCAGCTGGCAGCCTGGGCTGGCGCCAAGGTTTGTACCACTGTTTCTTCTGATGAAAAAGCAGCTGTTGCTAGATCGCTGGGTGCGTCCGAAGTGATTAATTACCGCAATGAGTCTGTGCAGGATTATGTGGAGCGGTTGACCGGCGGCAAGGGATTCGAGGTGGTGCTGGATACGGTTGGCGGTGAGAATATCGATAAATCGATGGCGGCGGTTGCGTTGTATGGCAGTATTGTTTCCATACAGACGCTCTCAACACATGATCTTGGCGGACTCTTGCTGAAATCAGCCAGTCTGCATGTGGTATTCATGCTGTTGCCCATGCTTCATCATCATGAGCGCAAACGTCATGGCGCCATTTTACGTCAAGCGGCGGATTTGGCTGATCTTGGCAGGCTTAAACCGCTTATTGATCCAAGAAGGTTTTCACTGGAGGAAGTGTCCAAATCACATGCCCTGCTGGAATCGGGTCATGCGTTGGGCAAAGTTGTCATTCAACTCTCATGA
- a CDS encoding ABC transporter ATP-binding protein: MNTGTGRKAAFPHSVPGFVRHFFHPYRYYFTVMLLINFFVSLYISVQPYVLKTLLDAATPLLGSDKLIRGALWPAVLLVSLTILNNLAWRLNNYVTLKSLPALKADIIDETSDYTHGHSFRFFQDHLSGSVSNRIVDLANNTDLLILNCRSLFQDFLTILTAIVISSVVSPYFSLVFLIWTLFFIRAAFYFSKSITPFSRAFAESRSQAVGNVVDSFANAVNVILFSRRIHEKNYLRVSLDEMASKDVLLQSRLMRYAFIMSTLTVSVQAVIIALLLYLGKEGFLTIGDFALIFMLTLSVLDHVWHFTESLFKVAEQFGVFNQALQFLSIRHEIIDQDNAAPLNISQGKIEFSHVKFFYNENQRLFEDKTLVINGREKVGLVGYSGSGKSSFVNLITRIFDVEQGDIFIDGQSIYSVTLNSLRENIAFIPQDPALFHRSLMDNIRYGNLGATDDEVIEAAKKAHVHEFAAEFPLRYQTLVGERGVKLSGGQRQRIAIACAILKNAPILIMDEATSSLDSVTESLIQESLKYAMTSKTVIIIAHRLSTIKAMDRILVFDKGKVMEEGTHEALLKRGVIYNQLWKRQHGFLSSSL; encoded by the coding sequence ATGAATACTGGTACCGGCCGGAAAGCAGCTTTCCCGCACTCAGTCCCTGGTTTTGTCAGGCATTTTTTCCATCCTTATCGCTATTATTTCACGGTGATGCTGCTGATCAATTTTTTTGTCTCGCTTTACATTTCGGTTCAGCCTTATGTATTGAAAACGTTACTGGATGCCGCCACTCCGCTGCTGGGAAGCGACAAATTAATCAGGGGCGCGCTGTGGCCTGCCGTGTTGCTGGTCTCTTTGACCATACTCAATAACCTGGCATGGCGCCTGAACAATTATGTCACGCTAAAATCACTGCCGGCGTTGAAAGCCGATATTATTGATGAAACCTCTGATTATACGCACGGCCATTCATTCAGGTTTTTTCAAGATCATCTGAGCGGCTCCGTCAGCAACAGGATAGTGGATCTCGCTAATAATACGGATTTATTGATTTTGAATTGCCGCAGCCTGTTTCAGGATTTCCTGACCATTCTGACGGCTATTGTCATCTCATCCGTAGTCAGCCCGTATTTTTCATTGGTTTTTCTGATCTGGACGCTTTTTTTTATCCGTGCCGCATTTTACTTCAGCAAATCCATCACGCCGTTTTCCAGAGCTTTTGCCGAGAGCCGCAGCCAGGCGGTCGGCAATGTGGTGGACAGCTTCGCAAACGCGGTCAATGTCATTCTGTTTTCGCGCCGAATCCATGAAAAAAACTATTTGCGCGTGTCTCTGGATGAAATGGCAAGCAAAGATGTCTTGCTGCAAAGCAGGCTCATGCGTTACGCATTTATCATGAGTACCCTGACGGTTTCAGTACAAGCGGTCATTATTGCATTGTTACTCTATTTGGGAAAAGAGGGCTTTTTAACGATCGGGGATTTCGCGCTCATTTTCATGCTGACTCTCAGCGTTCTTGATCATGTGTGGCATTTTACGGAATCCTTATTCAAGGTTGCCGAGCAATTCGGAGTTTTTAATCAGGCGCTGCAATTTCTTTCTATCAGGCATGAAATTATCGATCAGGATAACGCAGCGCCGCTTAATATATCACAGGGAAAAATTGAATTTTCTCACGTCAAATTTTTTTATAATGAAAATCAGCGCTTATTTGAAGACAAGACATTGGTTATCAATGGGCGTGAAAAGGTCGGGCTGGTAGGGTATTCCGGAAGCGGGAAGAGCAGTTTTGTCAATTTGATCACTCGGATTTTTGATGTTGAACAAGGTGATATTTTTATTGATGGTCAATCCATTTATTCCGTCACCTTGAACAGTCTGCGCGAAAATATCGCATTCATACCCCAGGATCCGGCGCTGTTTCATCGCAGTCTGATGGATAATATCCGCTACGGTAACCTCGGCGCGACCGATGATGAAGTGATAGAAGCGGCCAAAAAGGCTCATGTTCATGAGTTTGCGGCCGAATTTCCCCTGCGATATCAAACGTTAGTGGGTGAAAGAGGCGTAAAACTCTCGGGCGGGCAGCGCCAGCGCATCGCGATCGCGTGCGCCATATTGAAAAATGCTCCCATCCTTATTATGGATGAGGCGACCAGTTCGCTGGATTCTGTCACGGAGTCTCTGATACAAGAATCCTTGAAATACGCGATGACAAGCAAGACCGTCATTATCATCGCCCACCGCTTGTCTACCATCAAGGCCATGGACCGCATTCTGGTTTTTGATAAAGGCAAAGTCATGGAGGAGGGCACTCATGAAGCATTATTAAAGCGCGGAGTCATTTACAATCAATTATGGAAAAGACAACACGGATTTCTATCCAGCTCACTCTAA
- a CDS encoding serine/threonine-protein kinase, producing MQRKRAESKSSKKSAKDQFNDVLSKNPAAVEEIIYQYIDMMQIHYDEGDPERRKAKVMDAIQPIFHQMFGNDISIKNLGGENNLNLLVAYKGEEFVIQIGTQREPSLTAVDQLGKVRENKWVAQRYAVHVFANDAGNRKSETLKEMTLDASTKPIGFMTLVEKLGSSLSKELKKSQDEKPKVMFDSTKEIEFAKTVGLQLREIFLSLQDKNMIWTDCKPGNLLARENSDGSFQIVVADTKAILPADQLPIGIRSKTMNCTGLMTESYMSTQGFDKLASAVNPTAADVLKIMEKEYSYQMAVILYYSATGKEIFSKGEAKDTTFDFSHPMFKTEQGQRLELIIKELSKPNPDERMDYNTAARLMAVMDNKQAFEAVMRKFHAPGFSDPALHAPAQTSTTGTANIMVALAAAREPDLSATTGPRSEARNEAAKMLRRATSRSAIVRKPAVSDAATVSTEKKTSVETSAKLTQAQGQTQGVTSDDAKPSSPSPGRSQ from the coding sequence ATGCAACGAAAGCGCGCTGAATCCAAATCCAGCAAAAAATCTGCCAAAGATCAATTTAATGATGTGTTATCAAAGAATCCTGCCGCAGTGGAAGAAATCATTTATCAGTATATTGATATGATGCAAATTCACTATGATGAAGGCGATCCCGAAAGACGCAAGGCCAAGGTCATGGATGCGATCCAGCCAATATTCCATCAAATGTTTGGAAACGACATTTCAATCAAGAACCTGGGCGGTGAGAATAATCTGAACCTGCTTGTGGCGTATAAAGGCGAAGAATTTGTCATTCAAATCGGTACGCAGCGTGAACCCAGTCTGACCGCAGTAGATCAACTGGGCAAGGTAAGAGAGAACAAGTGGGTGGCTCAGCGTTATGCTGTTCATGTATTTGCGAATGACGCTGGAAACAGAAAAAGTGAAACGTTAAAAGAAATGACCCTGGATGCGAGTACCAAACCTATAGGGTTTATGACACTTGTTGAAAAGCTGGGCTCGTCCCTGTCAAAAGAGTTAAAGAAAAGTCAGGATGAAAAGCCCAAGGTCATGTTCGATTCCACCAAGGAAATTGAATTCGCCAAGACTGTGGGCTTGCAACTGCGAGAAATATTTCTGTCCCTGCAAGATAAAAACATGATATGGACAGACTGCAAGCCTGGAAATCTGCTGGCGCGTGAAAACAGTGATGGCAGCTTTCAAATAGTCGTCGCGGATACAAAAGCTATTCTTCCAGCGGATCAATTGCCGATAGGAATACGTTCAAAGACCATGAATTGCACCGGCTTAATGACAGAGTCCTATATGTCAACGCAAGGGTTCGATAAGCTGGCATCAGCAGTGAATCCTACCGCTGCAGATGTCCTGAAAATAATGGAGAAAGAATACAGTTATCAAATGGCGGTCATCTTGTATTACTCGGCGACCGGCAAGGAAATTTTCAGCAAGGGAGAGGCTAAGGACACGACATTTGATTTTTCGCATCCCATGTTTAAAACGGAACAAGGCCAGCGACTGGAGCTCATCATCAAGGAATTAAGCAAGCCAAATCCCGATGAGCGCATGGATTATAATACCGCCGCGCGTCTGATGGCGGTTATGGATAACAAGCAGGCCTTTGAAGCGGTGATGAGGAAGTTTCATGCTCCCGGTTTTTCTGATCCCGCGCTGCACGCGCCAGCTCAGACTTCCACGACAGGAACGGCGAATATTATGGTGGCTCTGGCGGCTGCCAGGGAACCCGATTTAAGTGCGACAACCGGGCCCAGGTCTGAAGCCAGAAATGAAGCGGCCAAGATGCTAAGAAGGGCAACCAGCCGATCGGCCATTGTCAGAAAACCCGCTGTCTCTGATGCGGCGACTGTTTCCACTGAAAAAAAGACTTCCGTGGAGACGTCTGCCAAATTAACCCAGGCTCAAGGCCAAACTCAAGGTGTAACCAGCGACGATGCCAAGCCTTCTTCGCCGTCGCCCGGGAGAAGCCAATAG
- the phaZ gene encoding polyhydroxyalkanoate depolymerase → MFHNPLDNRSLYNVYDFAMRSLQPYSDYCMNMAKRFKRMADSLDLPVNIPYLSDREKEMYSECQRLAASQYRKMAGYLYVYRMFTNIYDKPGFDINEVKVGDAYVDVTEEIVDRKSFCNLLHFKKLNDDQNIMPKMLLVAPMSGHHATLLRDTVASMLPYYDVYITDWKNARDVPLIEGSFDLDEYIQYVISFLRLLGPDLNVMAVCQPTVPVLAALALMSTANDPKVPRTVSLLGGPIDTSQSPTSVNELATSRGDDWFQQNVISIVPGRFPGAMRLVYPGFMQLAGFMSMNLQRHFESLQKAIDDFSENNRESAFKTVKFYLEYFSTMDLTAEFYMQTINTVFQERLLSTGRYKSRGHNVRLQDIRNTAILAIEGGRDDITGMGQTKSVLELCKSLPDSMKKYFLAETVGHYGLFSGSKFRKMIIPEIQAFTEKHGHRLSGKNHSGQTRKTTKEKV, encoded by the coding sequence ATGTTTCATAATCCGCTTGATAACCGCTCACTCTATAATGTCTATGATTTTGCCATGCGATCGCTGCAGCCTTATTCTGATTATTGCATGAATATGGCGAAGCGATTTAAAAGAATGGCCGATTCGCTTGATCTGCCAGTGAATATTCCCTATCTTTCAGACAGGGAAAAGGAAATGTATTCGGAATGTCAACGGCTTGCAGCCAGTCAATACAGGAAAATGGCGGGCTATTTGTATGTCTACCGTATGTTCACCAATATATACGACAAGCCGGGTTTCGATATCAACGAAGTGAAAGTCGGTGATGCATATGTTGATGTGACAGAGGAAATTGTAGACAGAAAGAGTTTTTGCAATCTTTTGCATTTTAAAAAACTTAATGACGATCAAAACATTATGCCTAAAATGCTTTTGGTTGCGCCCATGTCGGGGCATCATGCGACTTTGCTGCGCGATACGGTTGCGAGCATGCTGCCATATTATGACGTCTATATTACTGACTGGAAAAATGCACGGGACGTTCCCTTGATTGAGGGATCATTTGATCTGGATGAATATATTCAATATGTGATTTCATTCTTACGCTTATTGGGGCCCGATCTTAACGTCATGGCTGTCTGTCAGCCAACTGTTCCCGTGCTGGCGGCGCTCGCCCTGATGTCTACTGCAAACGATCCCAAAGTGCCGCGCACCGTGTCATTGCTTGGCGGACCTATAGATACGAGTCAGTCACCGACGTCTGTCAATGAGCTTGCCACCTCTAGAGGCGACGATTGGTTTCAACAGAATGTCATCTCTATCGTGCCCGGACGATTCCCTGGCGCCATGAGGCTGGTCTATCCCGGTTTTATGCAGCTTGCAGGTTTTATGAGTATGAATTTGCAGCGACATTTTGAATCTCTGCAGAAGGCGATAGATGACTTTTCTGAAAATAATCGAGAGAGCGCATTCAAGACGGTCAAATTCTACCTCGAATATTTTTCAACTATGGACTTGACCGCTGAATTTTATATGCAGACTATCAATACCGTGTTTCAGGAGCGATTATTATCGACGGGCCGCTATAAATCACGCGGTCATAATGTCAGACTGCAAGATATCAGGAATACGGCGATTCTGGCGATTGAGGGCGGGCGTGACGATATTACAGGCATGGGTCAGACCAAGTCCGTGCTTGAACTTTGCAAGAGCCTGCCGGATTCAATGAAAAAATATTTCCTGGCTGAAACGGTGGGACACTATGGTTTGTTCAGTGGGAGCAAGTTTCGCAAGATGATTATCCCTGAAATTCAAGCTTTCACTGAGAAGCACGGTCACCGTCTTTCTGGTAAAAATCATTCTGGACAGACAAGAAAAACTACCAAAGAAAAAGTATAA
- a CDS encoding HoxN/HupN/NixA family nickel/cobalt transporter: MNTSGIVLIITAFGLGFRHGFDLDHIATIDAITRTTRSRQQLSKMSGILFSSGHGLIVTAASLIIGSGIMQSQLPAWLDPFGVAISIFFLFAFGFATLWNVLRGSQCAVSAVSLKARFYTLLLGPRCHPVFIMLIGALYAISFDTLSQAALFSISASLLTGWLFSGILGVVFTLGMMLSDGINGYFVSALIGRTDKISLLFSSMLGLMISVFSLSVGAFNLSKLI, translated from the coding sequence ATGAATACTTCAGGGATAGTTTTAATTATCACGGCGTTTGGATTGGGTTTCAGGCATGGTTTTGACCTGGATCACATCGCCACTATCGATGCAATCACTCGGACTACGCGCTCGCGCCAGCAATTGAGTAAAATGAGCGGCATATTATTTTCATCGGGGCATGGTTTGATAGTCACGGCTGCCAGTCTGATAATTGGCAGCGGTATCATGCAGTCACAGCTTCCCGCCTGGCTTGATCCATTTGGCGTGGCCATATCGATATTTTTTTTGTTTGCATTTGGGTTTGCCACCCTCTGGAATGTATTGCGAGGCTCGCAATGCGCTGTTTCTGCCGTGAGTCTGAAGGCACGGTTTTATACCCTGCTGCTGGGGCCAAGATGCCATCCGGTTTTTATCATGTTAATCGGTGCGCTCTATGCGATCTCTTTTGACACCCTCAGCCAGGCGGCATTGTTTTCCATTTCCGCATCCCTGTTGACGGGGTGGCTGTTTTCGGGAATATTGGGCGTGGTCTTTACACTGGGAATGATGTTGTCGGATGGTATAAATGGTTATTTCGTTTCCGCGTTGATTGGAAGAACGGACAAAATCTCTTTGCTGTTTTCCAGCATGCTGGGATTGATGATTTCCGTTTTCAGCCTGTCTGTAGGCGCGTTTAATCTGAGCAAATTGATCTGA
- the hypA gene encoding hydrogenase maturation nickel metallochaperone HypA, with the protein MHELWLSKNIIEIVLQSAAGRRQKRVKKISLEIGALAAVEPSALAFSFTVAARNTIANGAILEIISVPGKARCESCGKTVNISQYSDACDDCGGYALTVIQGEELRVKSMEAE; encoded by the coding sequence ATGCATGAATTATGGCTGAGCAAAAACATTATCGAAATCGTTCTTCAGTCTGCCGCGGGCAGGCGGCAGAAGCGTGTTAAAAAGATAAGTCTGGAAATCGGTGCGCTGGCTGCAGTCGAGCCATCAGCCCTGGCATTCAGCTTTACTGTGGCCGCCAGGAACACCATCGCCAATGGCGCCATCTTGGAAATTATTAGCGTTCCTGGAAAGGCACGTTGTGAATCCTGCGGTAAAACGGTTAATATCAGTCAGTACTCCGATGCCTGTGATGATTGCGGAGGATATGCGCTGACTGTTATTCAAGGAGAAGAGTTACGCGTTAAATCCATGGAGGCGGAATAA
- the hypB gene encoding hydrogenase nickel incorporation protein HypB, which yields MCGICGCSENNHDMAVHSHGDSAMAVHAHDDHEWINIEKDIFSRNNHFARQNQDFFSRNRILAINMMSSPGSGKTTLLAKTISALKENILSAVIVGDQQTEYDAAVIEASGAPAVQINTGKVCHLDAHMIGHAVEKLPLRERMVLFIENIGNLVCPAHFHLGEHYKIVVLSVAEGDNKPLKYPDMFRFADLMILTKTDLLPYVEFDVDKCMDYARRIRPGLEVIALSANNGQGLTHWYQWLMQKQK from the coding sequence ATGTGCGGGATTTGCGGTTGTTCGGAAAACAATCATGACATGGCGGTTCATTCGCACGGAGACAGTGCCATGGCTGTCCATGCTCATGACGATCACGAATGGATAAATATCGAAAAGGATATTTTTTCCCGTAACAATCACTTCGCACGACAAAATCAGGATTTTTTTTCGAGAAACAGAATCCTGGCAATTAACATGATGTCCAGTCCCGGCTCCGGAAAAACAACTTTGTTGGCTAAAACCATTTCGGCATTGAAAGAAAACATACTGTCTGCGGTGATCGTCGGCGACCAGCAGACCGAATACGATGCTGCAGTGATTGAAGCGAGCGGCGCGCCGGCGGTGCAGATTAATACAGGCAAGGTCTGTCATCTGGACGCGCATATGATCGGACACGCGGTGGAAAAGCTCCCGTTACGCGAACGCATGGTTTTATTCATTGAAAATATCGGAAATCTCGTGTGTCCCGCCCACTTTCATTTGGGAGAGCATTATAAAATCGTGGTGCTTTCGGTCGCGGAGGGTGACAACAAGCCGCTTAAATATCCCGACATGTTCCGGTTCGCGGATTTGATGATTTTGACCAAAACTGATTTGCTGCCTTATGTCGAATTCGATGTGGACAAATGCATGGATTACGCGCGGCGAATCAGGCCCGGTCTGGAAGTCATCGCTTTGTCCGCCAACAACGGCCAGGGTTTGACACATTGGTATCAATGGCTGATGCAGAAACAGAAATGA
- the hypF gene encoding carbamoyltransferase HypF — translation MKPERLRIHIKGQVQGVGFRPHACQTARRLDLTGWVQNNAEGVLIEIQGASVSSFLPCLMAELPPLARVYQVQSKRIPREQDEKTFQIIQSRSGPVNTLISPDAGICDACLFELFDPASRYYLYPFLNCTHCGPRLTITRRLPYDRHHTSMDVFPLCPDCRRDYTDVENRRYHAQPVACAACGPRLTHSIAQAAQYLRDGEIIALKGQGGYQLICDAKNSGTVRRLREGKNREAKPLALMTLNAASASCLAHVCEHSKRLLESKERPIVLLPGRGFDSHVCASHLHSGVSRNFLDVIAPGLSTIGVMLPYTPLYYLMFHALAGFPAGHAWLEEDHPYVLVVTSANRSGDPLVADDQTALRELCGIADRIIFYNREIVCRADDSVVRVIDHAPVFIRRSRGYVPSPVRLAHALPSTLALGGHLKNTFCLTRADEAFVSPYIGTLNNKAAIDFFHESLNHFMEFLDIRPERIAHDFHPDFYTTQFAQHYGLPVYAVQHHHAHLAAVAAEQHILTPALGLALDGYGYGAKGEAWGGELFLLENTACKRLGYLTPLPLPGGDIAAREPWRMAASVLHLLGRGQEIPHRFGQYPHAGLLSSLLEKGLNTSLTSSGGRLFDAASGILGVTGVSRYEGQAAMQLESLVTKPVILPEGWRVENGCLNMLPVLARLFDMDPVRGANLFHGTLTAGMVEWIIKAAECHSVDVVLLAGGCFLNKVLAEGLINRLAEKGLKAILPRSIPPNDGGLSLGQAWIAGRM, via the coding sequence ATGAAACCGGAACGATTGCGTATCCACATCAAAGGCCAGGTCCAGGGTGTTGGATTCCGGCCCCATGCTTGTCAAACCGCACGCCGTCTGGATCTGACCGGATGGGTACAGAATAATGCCGAGGGTGTGCTGATAGAAATACAGGGAGCCTCTGTTTCCAGCTTTTTACCGTGTCTGATGGCGGAACTTCCCCCTCTGGCAAGAGTCTATCAGGTTCAATCGAAACGAATTCCTCGCGAGCAGGACGAAAAGACCTTTCAAATTATTCAGAGCAGATCCGGCCCGGTGAATACGCTGATCTCGCCGGACGCAGGGATTTGTGACGCCTGCCTGTTTGAATTGTTTGATCCGGCAAGCCGTTATTACCTCTATCCATTCCTGAACTGCACTCATTGCGGCCCGCGTCTGACAATTACGCGGCGGCTGCCTTACGACCGCCACCATACCTCCATGGATGTTTTTCCGCTTTGCCCGGATTGCCGCCGCGACTATACCGATGTGGAAAACCGCCGCTATCACGCCCAACCCGTAGCATGCGCGGCTTGCGGTCCGCGTCTGACACACTCCATCGCCCAGGCCGCACAATATCTTCGTGACGGAGAAATCATTGCTTTAAAAGGCCAGGGAGGTTATCAACTCATTTGTGATGCGAAAAACAGCGGGACAGTAAGAAGGCTGCGCGAAGGCAAAAACCGTGAAGCGAAACCCTTGGCACTGATGACGCTCAATGCCGCCAGCGCAAGCTGTCTCGCGCATGTGTGTGAACATTCCAAACGGTTATTGGAAAGCAAGGAGCGTCCCATCGTGCTGCTGCCCGGCCGCGGCTTTGATAGTCATGTTTGCGCGAGTCATTTGCACTCTGGCGTGAGTCGGAACTTCCTGGATGTCATCGCGCCTGGATTGTCGACAATCGGTGTCATGCTTCCTTATACTCCGCTGTATTACCTGATGTTTCACGCCCTGGCAGGATTTCCCGCGGGGCACGCCTGGCTGGAGGAAGACCATCCCTATGTGCTGGTCGTGACCAGCGCAAATCGAAGCGGCGATCCGCTGGTGGCGGATGATCAAACGGCACTGCGTGAGTTGTGCGGCATTGCTGATCGTATCATTTTCTATAACCGTGAAATTGTATGCCGCGCGGATGATTCGGTGGTGCGCGTGATTGACCATGCGCCGGTTTTTATCCGCCGCTCCAGGGGCTATGTGCCGTCACCTGTCAGACTAGCGCACGCTCTTCCTTCAACCCTGGCGTTAGGCGGACATCTTAAAAATACTTTTTGCCTTACGCGCGCGGATGAAGCATTCGTTTCTCCGTATATCGGCACGCTGAATAACAAGGCTGCCATTGATTTTTTTCATGAGTCACTCAATCATTTCATGGAATTTCTTGATATCCGTCCTGAGCGGATCGCGCATGATTTCCATCCGGATTTTTACACGACACAATTTGCGCAGCATTACGGCCTTCCCGTTTATGCTGTCCAGCACCATCACGCGCACCTGGCCGCTGTTGCCGCTGAACAGCATATACTGACACCTGCGTTGGGATTGGCGCTGGACGGGTACGGATACGGCGCAAAAGGGGAAGCCTGGGGCGGTGAATTGTTTTTGCTGGAAAATACTGCCTGCAAGCGGCTGGGTTATCTCACTCCCTTGCCGCTGCCAGGCGGCGACATCGCCGCGCGCGAACCCTGGCGCATGGCGGCGAGTGTTTTGCATTTGTTGGGGCGCGGCCAGGAAATACCGCATCGATTCGGGCAATATCCTCATGCCGGCCTCTTGTCTTCCCTGTTGGAAAAAGGTCTTAATACTTCATTGACCAGCAGCGGCGGCCGTTTGTTCGATGCGGCAAGCGGCATATTGGGTGTCACGGGAGTTTCAAGATATGAAGGACAGGCGGCGATGCAGTTGGAAAGTCTGGTGACGAAACCGGTGATTTTGCCAGAGGGATGGAGAGTGGAAAACGGATGCCTGAACATGCTGCCGGTGCTGGCGCGTTTATTCGATATGGATCCTGTGCGGGGAGCCAATCTCTTCCATGGAACTCTGACAGCGGGTATGGTTGAATGGATCATAAAGGCAGCGGAATGTCATTCCGTTGATGTGGTACTATTAGCCGGAGGCTGTTTTTTGAATAAAGTGCTTGCCGAGGGATTGATTAACCGGCTGGCTGAAAAAGGATTAAAAGCCATACTGCCTCGCAGCATTCCGCCTAATGATGGCGGTTTGTCGCTGGGGCAGGCGTGGATTGCGGGGAGAATGTGA
- a CDS encoding HypC/HybG/HupF family hydrogenase formation chaperone — protein sequence MKRMFMCLALPAQVIELLEDQRAIVSLGGVRKEISTSLLETVSAGEYVIIHVGYALTRLDEQEAQKTLQLFADLFQEGNDH from the coding sequence ATGAAAAGGATGTTTATGTGTCTGGCTTTACCTGCACAAGTTATCGAATTACTTGAAGATCAGCGCGCCATTGTCAGTCTGGGCGGCGTCAGAAAGGAAATTTCCACTTCCTTGCTGGAGACGGTCTCAGCGGGAGAGTATGTCATCATTCATGTCGGCTACGCGCTGACGCGGCTGGATGAACAGGAGGCACAAAAAACACTGCAATTATTCGCGGATCTGTTTCAGGAAGGAAATGATCATTGA